A window of Campylobacter cuniculorum DSM 23162 = LMG 24588 contains these coding sequences:
- a CDS encoding ribonuclease HII, giving the protein MKKSKTPFQLNEFFTDKSELVGIDEAGRGALAGPMMMAACKLKSKLQGLTDSKKLNEKKREQFYGLITQNSEFLILAFSSEQIDELGLSFCLKKGLEIIKLHFKNSIFLYDGNTNFGVNSIKTLIKADSLVNEVSAASILAKVSRDRIMKQFAKDFPCYEFEKHKAYGTKRHKELIAKFGICKIHRKSFKLL; this is encoded by the coding sequence TTGAAGAAATCAAAGACTCCATTTCAGTTGAATGAGTTTTTTACAGACAAAAGCGAACTTGTTGGCATAGATGAAGCGGGACGCGGAGCCTTAGCAGGTCCTATGATGATGGCTGCTTGTAAGCTTAAATCTAAGCTACAAGGATTGACAGATTCGAAAAAACTGAATGAAAAAAAGCGGGAACAATTTTATGGACTCATCACTCAAAATTCGGAATTTTTAATCCTTGCTTTTTCAAGCGAACAAATCGATGAATTAGGGCTTAGCTTTTGTCTTAAAAAAGGGCTTGAAATCATAAAACTTCATTTTAAAAATTCTATATTTCTTTATGATGGCAATACAAATTTTGGAGTCAATTCAATCAAAACCCTCATCAAAGCCGACTCCTTAGTCAATGAAGTCAGTGCTGCAAGCATTTTAGCTAAGGTGAGCAGAGATAGAATAATGAAGCAATTTGCTAAAGATTTTCCTTGCTATGAATTTGAAAAACACAAAGCTTATGGCACAAAAAGGCACAAAGAACTCATTGCGAAATTTGGAATATGCAAAATTCATAGAAAAAGCTTTAAATTGCTTTAA
- the ilvD gene encoding dihydroxy-acid dehydratase, with translation MRSDAIKKGHLKAPNRSLLRACGLKDEDFDKPFIGVANSYIDIIPGHYFLNEYAKIIKDEIRKNGCVPFEFNTIGVDDGIAMGHKGMLYSLPSREIIANSVESVMNAHQLDALICIPNCDKITPGMLMGALRVNVPTIFVSGGPMRAGLSKKGEKLTLSSVFEAVGAYETQQISEEELKDIECQACPGGGSCSGMFTANSMNTLCEAMGIALKGNGTILAQTPQREELLRKAAKRICEIALDEKFKIRNIVNEKAIRNAMVVDMAMGGSSNTILHMLAISREAGVPLEIKDINEISKNTSHIAKIAPSLPSVTMKDVDDAGGVSAVIREISLQKNHMLELDTLTITGESLKERIENEAIKDENIIHKAENAYSKVGGLAILFGNLAEQGCVIKTAGIIGERQFKGKAVCFNSQDEAISGIIKGKVKKGDVCVIRYEGPKGGPGMQEMLSPTSLLMGMGLGADVALITDGRFSGATRGLSVGHISPEAAEGGLIALLQDGDEIEIDVDSYTINAVLSEEEISKRKASYKAPKKELNSRWLKMYQKLVSNASKGAVLDME, from the coding sequence ATGAGAAGCGATGCGATTAAAAAAGGACATTTAAAGGCTCCAAATCGTTCTTTACTAAGAGCGTGTGGTTTGAAAGATGAGGATTTTGATAAGCCTTTTATAGGTGTTGCAAATAGTTATATAGACATTATTCCGGGTCATTATTTTTTAAATGAATATGCCAAGATTATTAAAGATGAAATTCGAAAAAATGGTTGTGTGCCTTTTGAATTCAATACCATAGGTGTTGATGATGGTATAGCTATGGGACATAAGGGTATGCTTTATTCTTTACCGAGCCGTGAAATCATTGCAAATTCAGTTGAATCTGTTATGAATGCTCATCAGCTCGATGCTTTAATCTGTATTCCAAATTGCGATAAAATCACTCCCGGAATGCTTATGGGTGCTTTAAGGGTCAATGTTCCTACGATTTTTGTAAGCGGTGGTCCTATGAGAGCGGGTTTGAGTAAAAAAGGCGAAAAACTCACTTTAAGCAGTGTTTTTGAAGCGGTTGGTGCCTATGAAACGCAACAAATCAGCGAAGAAGAGCTTAAAGATATAGAGTGTCAAGCCTGTCCGGGTGGCGGTTCTTGCTCGGGAATGTTTACTGCAAATTCTATGAATACGCTTTGTGAAGCTATGGGTATAGCTTTAAAGGGTAATGGGACAATTTTGGCTCAAACTCCACAAAGAGAAGAGCTTTTGAGAAAAGCAGCAAAGAGAATTTGCGAGATTGCTTTAGATGAAAAATTTAAAATTCGCAATATCGTCAATGAAAAAGCCATCAGAAATGCTATGGTTGTAGATATGGCAATGGGTGGAAGCTCAAATACTATTTTGCATATGCTTGCTATATCAAGAGAAGCTGGAGTGCCACTTGAGATTAAGGATATTAATGAGATAAGCAAAAATACTTCACACATTGCAAAAATCGCTCCTTCTTTACCGAGTGTTACGATGAAAGATGTTGATGATGCAGGGGGGGTGAGTGCTGTGATAAGAGAAATTTCTTTACAAAAAAACCATATGCTTGAGCTTGATACTCTTACTATCACGGGAGAAAGTTTAAAAGAACGTATTGAAAATGAGGCTATTAAAGATGAAAATATCATTCATAAGGCAGAAAATGCTTATTCAAAGGTCGGGGGACTTGCAATTTTATTTGGAAATTTAGCCGAGCAAGGTTGTGTGATAAAAACAGCTGGAATTATAGGAGAGCGTCAATTTAAAGGCAAGGCAGTGTGTTTTAATTCTCAAGATGAAGCCATTAGCGGGATTATAAAGGGTAAAGTCAAAAAAGGCGATGTTTGCGTGATTCGTTATGAGGGACCTAAAGGGGGTCCGGGTATGCAAGAAATGCTTAGCCCAACAAGTCTTTTAATGGGTATGGGTTTGGGTGCTGATGTGGCACTTATTACGGATGGAAGATTTAGCGGAGCAACAAGGGGTTTGAGTGTGGGGCATATTTCGCCTGAAGCCGCTGAAGGAGGACTTATAGCACTTTTACAAGATGGAGATGAAATAGAGATTGATGTAGATTCTTACACAATCAATGCCGTTTTAAGCGAAGAAGAAATTTCTAAAAGAAAGGCTTCTTATAAGGCTCCTAAAAAAGAATTAAACTCAAGATGGCTTAAAATGTATCAAAAACTTGTAAGCAATGCAAGCAAAGGAGCTGTATTGGATATGGAGTAA
- a CDS encoding cytochrome-c peroxidase codes for MKNYFVSIVILINFLFAQDIINPIPTSIAYDKAKAKLGKKIFMDTSLSKDGTISCNSCHDLKNFGVDHKEVSTGVENKLGRVNSPSVFNSVFNFVQFWDGRAKDLVEQAKGPFFNPVEMGLTPEILIEKVSANKDYVKEFDELFGELSVDTIALALAEFEKTLITPHSPFDKWLRGDENAISVQAKRGFESFKANGCISCHQGQNIGGNMYQKIGIFEVYPNEESSLGRFEQTKKQEDRLVFKVPSLRNVAKTPPYYHDGSIPSLDACIQFMAYYQLGKFLEKDVVEDIVAFLESLTGEYNEAN; via the coding sequence ATGAAAAATTATTTTGTAAGTATAGTGATTTTGATAAATTTTTTATTTGCTCAAGATATAATCAATCCAATTCCTACAAGCATAGCTTATGACAAAGCTAAAGCTAAACTCGGTAAAAAAATTTTTATGGACACTTCTTTATCAAAAGACGGCACAATCAGCTGTAATTCTTGTCATGATTTGAAAAATTTTGGCGTTGATCATAAAGAAGTTTCAACAGGGGTGGAAAATAAATTAGGCAGAGTGAATTCTCCTAGCGTTTTTAATTCTGTTTTTAATTTTGTTCAGTTTTGGGATGGACGTGCTAAGGATTTGGTAGAACAAGCAAAGGGTCCATTTTTTAATCCTGTGGAAATGGGCTTAACTCCTGAAATTTTAATTGAAAAGGTTAGTGCAAATAAAGATTATGTTAAAGAATTTGATGAGCTTTTTGGAGAATTAAGTGTTGATACAATCGCTTTAGCCTTAGCTGAATTTGAAAAAACTCTCATCACTCCTCATTCCCCTTTTGATAAATGGTTAAGAGGAGACGAAAACGCTATTTCAGTTCAAGCTAAAAGAGGTTTTGAGTCTTTTAAAGCTAATGGCTGTATTTCTTGTCATCAAGGGCAAAATATCGGTGGAAATATGTATCAAAAAATCGGAATTTTTGAGGTTTATCCTAATGAAGAATCTTCTTTAGGGAGGTTTGAACAGACAAAAAAACAAGAGGATAGATTAGTCTTTAAAGTTCCAAGCTTAAGAAATGTTGCTAAAACTCCACCCTATTATCACGATGGTTCAATTCCTAGTCTTGATGCTTGCATTCAGTTTATGGCGTATTATCAATTGGGCAAATTTTTGGAAAAAGATGTGGTAGAGGATATTGTAGCATTTTTGGAAAGCTTGACAGGAGAATACAATGAAGCAAACTAG
- a CDS encoding methyl-accepting chemotaxis protein — protein MIANNEKEQGVIDNMENLTQTADNILGITNSIKDIAEQTNLLALNAAIEAARAGEHGRGFAVVADEVRILADKTGKSLATINATVQTIVQQINDNKSLMDLIGESMKDTQAKVNDLQKDLVDSMYKLQSSIQSTQNMKEKSIEVKEKMLNLEGNIQKVSALANSVKKLSKEVNDISENVLNGASKLSSKLSTFV, from the coding sequence ATGATTGCTAACAACGAAAAAGAACAAGGCGTGATTGACAATATGGAAAATCTCACTCAAACAGCGGATAATATTTTAGGCATAACTAATTCTATTAAAGATATAGCTGAACAGACAAATCTTTTAGCCCTCAATGCTGCCATTGAAGCCGCTCGTGCTGGAGAACACGGACGCGGCTTTGCTGTTGTGGCTGATGAGGTAAGAATTTTGGCAGATAAAACAGGAAAATCCCTTGCGACAATCAACGCAACTGTGCAAACCATAGTCCAGCAGATTAATGATAATAAATCTTTGATGGATTTAATCGGAGAATCTATGAAAGACACCCAAGCTAAGGTTAATGATTTGCAAAAAGACCTTGTCGATTCTATGTATAAATTACAAAGCTCAATACAATCAACCCAAAATATGAAAGAAAAAAGTATAGAAGTTAAAGAAAAAATGCTGAATTTAGAAGGCAACATCCAAAAAGTGAGTGCTCTTGCAAATTCAGTTAAAAAACTTTCTAAAGAAGTCAATGATATATCTGAAAATGTATTGAATGGAGCTTCTAAACTTTCATCTAAACTTAGCACTTTTGTGTGA
- a CDS encoding ComEA family DNA-binding protein has protein sequence MKKILFLIFAFISLLSAAVNINTASKEELQTLKGIGETKAEAILEYRKDQNFTSIEDIKKVKGIGEKTFEEIKDSISVE, from the coding sequence ATGAAAAAAATCTTATTTTTAATCTTTGCTTTTATAAGCCTTTTATCTGCAGCTGTTAATATCAATACCGCGAGTAAAGAAGAACTTCAAACTCTTAAAGGTATAGGTGAAACAAAGGCTGAAGCGATTTTAGAATACCGCAAAGACCAAAATTTCACTAGCATAGAAGACATTAAAAAGGTTAAAGGCATAGGTGAAAAAACCTTTGAAGAAATCAAAGACTCCATTTCAGTTGAATGA